A DNA window from Actinomadura luzonensis contains the following coding sequences:
- a CDS encoding class I SAM-dependent methyltransferase: MIYEHPLAYVLGLEGVALLRAFTGHHDRAFVEARLAEIRGLLDDDRLASDGVEVARVDTVEGYRIWSATYDGPNATFALDEPVVAAILDELPTGVALDAGCGTGRVAAALAARGHRVIGVDSSPDMLDRARARVPGGDFRLGDLRRLPLPDGAADLVVCSLALTHVPALGPVLAEFARVLRPGGHVVVSDVHPEGVARGVVPPVRRADGAPARVATYRHPIGDYVRAALAAGLRVRRCEEPPLPDPGPAAEADPGPPAGAGAGREPGPWDTWPWSLAGLVPEAARAALAGTPAVVVWHLQRET, from the coding sequence ATGATCTACGAGCACCCTCTGGCGTACGTTCTCGGCCTGGAGGGCGTCGCCCTGCTGCGCGCCTTCACCGGGCACCACGACCGCGCGTTCGTCGAGGCCCGGCTGGCCGAGATCCGCGGGCTCCTCGACGACGACCGCCTCGCCTCCGACGGCGTCGAGGTGGCGCGGGTGGACACCGTCGAGGGCTACCGCATCTGGTCGGCGACCTACGACGGCCCCAACGCGACCTTCGCGCTCGACGAGCCCGTCGTCGCCGCGATCCTGGACGAGCTGCCCACCGGCGTCGCCCTCGACGCCGGGTGCGGCACCGGCCGCGTCGCCGCCGCCCTGGCCGCCCGGGGCCACCGGGTGATCGGCGTGGACAGCTCGCCCGACATGCTGGACCGGGCCCGCGCCCGGGTCCCCGGCGGCGACTTCCGGCTCGGCGACCTGCGCCGGCTGCCCCTTCCCGACGGCGCCGCCGACCTGGTCGTCTGCTCGCTGGCGCTGACCCACGTGCCCGCGCTGGGGCCGGTGCTGGCCGAGTTCGCGCGGGTGCTGCGGCCGGGCGGGCACGTCGTGGTCTCCGACGTGCATCCGGAGGGGGTGGCGCGCGGGGTGGTCCCGCCCGTGCGGCGCGCCGACGGCGCGCCGGCCCGCGTCGCGACGTACCGGCACCCGATCGGCGACTACGTGCGGGCCGCGCTCGCGGCGGGGCTGCGGGTACGGCGCTGCGAGGAACCCCCGCTGCCCGACCCGGGCCCGGCCGCCGAGGCCGATCCGGGCCCGCCCGCCGGGGCCGGCGCGGGACGGGAGCCGGGGCCGTGGGACACCTGGCCGTGGAGCCTGGCCGGCCTGGTGCCCGAGGCGGCCAGGGCGGCCCTGGCCGGCACGCCGGCCGTGGTCGTGTGGCACCTCCAGCGGGAGACCTGA
- a CDS encoding DUF418 domain-containing protein: MIRGLALCGILVANVQPIAHVGDALVARTGGGDGAETWLGLLVHQRFFPIFSLLFGVGFSLLLESAGRRTGRPRLLLLRRLLTLLALGLAHMFLLWFGDILTVYAVVGLVVLLPSSWLPRWAVAGLAGVLIVAALVIGAGSYGLVPGLFLLGSALTRYGVIARIESGARGPALLFLVFAAAALPVAWVQQDTGNPKAMALAGLLTAGACICGVLLLLRTPLRSSLRVLFAPLGRMALTNYLSATALVLLIARLLGGPAEGWSTGTVLVIAGGILALQWVWSTLWLRRFRQGPLEWLWRWATWARRPPLRVSDR; encoded by the coding sequence GTGATCCGCGGGCTCGCGCTGTGCGGCATCCTGGTCGCCAACGTGCAGCCGATCGCCCACGTCGGGGACGCCCTGGTCGCCAGGACCGGCGGAGGCGACGGCGCGGAGACCTGGCTCGGGCTCCTGGTCCACCAGCGGTTCTTCCCCATCTTCTCCCTCCTGTTCGGCGTCGGGTTCTCCCTGCTGCTCGAATCGGCCGGGCGGCGGACCGGCCGGCCGCGGCTGCTCCTGCTGCGGCGGCTCCTGACGCTGCTGGCGCTGGGCCTGGCGCACATGTTCCTGCTGTGGTTCGGCGACATCCTCACCGTCTACGCCGTGGTCGGACTGGTGGTGCTGCTGCCGTCGTCCTGGTTGCCGCGCTGGGCGGTGGCCGGGCTGGCGGGCGTGCTCATCGTGGCCGCCCTGGTGATCGGGGCCGGTTCGTACGGGCTGGTGCCCGGCCTGTTCCTGCTGGGCTCGGCGCTGACCAGGTACGGCGTGATCGCCAGGATCGAGAGCGGGGCCCGCGGCCCGGCGTTGCTGTTCCTGGTGTTCGCCGCGGCGGCGCTGCCGGTCGCGTGGGTGCAGCAGGACACCGGGAACCCGAAGGCGATGGCGCTCGCCGGGCTGCTCACCGCGGGCGCGTGCATCTGCGGCGTGCTCCTGCTGCTCCGCACCCCGCTGCGGTCGTCGCTGCGGGTGCTGTTCGCCCCGCTCGGCCGGATGGCGCTGACGAATTACCTGAGCGCCACCGCTCTCGTCCTGCTGATCGCCCGTCTGCTGGGCGGCCCGGCGGAGGGCTGGTCCACCGGGACGGTGCTGGTGATCGCGGGCGGCATCCTCGCCCTGCAGTGGGTGTGGTCGACGCTCTGGCTGCGGCGCTTCCGGCAGGGGCCGCTGGAGTGGTTGTGGCGGTGGGCGACCTGGGCCCGGCGGCCTCCGCTCCGCGTCAGCGATAGGTAG
- a CDS encoding NAD(P)H-binding protein: protein MIVVTGATGNVGGQLVRLLTDAGEQVTAVSRNAGPLPEGVRHHRGDLGDPAGLKAALAGADALFLLVAGQEPGAVLDAAAAGGVRRVVLLSSQGAGTRPHAYAHPAAFEEAVRASGLEWTILRPGGFASNALAWAGPIRAHRTAAAPFADVALPVVDPADLAEVAAVTLREDGHAGHTYELTGLAAISPRERAAAIGAALGTEVRFAEQTREEARQQMLAFMPEPVVEATLAILGAPTEAERRVSPDVERVLGRPAGTFAGWAARNAAAFR from the coding sequence ATGATCGTGGTGACAGGTGCGACCGGCAACGTGGGCGGCCAGCTCGTCAGGCTCCTGACCGACGCCGGCGAGCAGGTGACGGCCGTCTCGCGGAACGCCGGGCCGCTGCCCGAGGGCGTCCGGCACCATCGGGGCGACCTCGGCGACCCGGCCGGGCTCAAGGCCGCCCTCGCCGGCGCCGACGCGCTGTTCCTGCTGGTCGCGGGCCAGGAGCCGGGGGCGGTGCTGGACGCGGCGGCGGCGGGCGGGGTCCGCCGGGTGGTGCTGCTGTCCTCGCAGGGCGCCGGCACCCGGCCGCACGCCTACGCCCACCCGGCCGCCTTCGAGGAGGCGGTGCGCGCCTCGGGGCTGGAGTGGACGATCCTGCGGCCCGGCGGGTTCGCCTCGAACGCGCTGGCCTGGGCCGGGCCGATCCGCGCCCACCGCACGGCCGCCGCGCCCTTCGCCGACGTCGCGCTGCCCGTCGTCGACCCGGCCGACCTCGCGGAGGTGGCCGCCGTGACGTTGCGCGAGGACGGGCACGCCGGGCACACGTACGAGCTGACCGGGCTGGCTGCGATCAGCCCGCGCGAGCGGGCGGCGGCCATCGGGGCGGCGCTCGGGACGGAGGTGCGCTTCGCCGAGCAGACCCGCGAGGAGGCGCGGCAGCAGATGCTGGCGTTCATGCCGGAGCCGGTCGTGGAGGCGACGCTCGCCATCCTCGGCGCGCCCACCGAGGCCGAGCGGCGGGTCAGCCCGGACGTGGAGCGGGTGCTGGGCCGGCCGGCGGGCACGTTCGCCGGCTGGGCCGCCCGCAACGCCGCCGCCTTCCGCTGA
- a CDS encoding nitronate monooxygenase encodes MPRTWLTDRFGLDVPLVGAPMAGVSDGRLAAAVSAAGALGMFGVPADAPGTWVAEQAAVAAGSGRPYGIGLMAWALPGAPGQLEAVLAARPALVAVSYGDFAPYVEPLRRAGVVVATQAGTTEEARAAERAGVDVIVARGGGAAATAAPRWPRCRCSRASWTR; translated from the coding sequence ATGCCGCGTACCTGGCTGACGGACCGGTTCGGGCTCGACGTGCCGCTGGTCGGCGCGCCCATGGCGGGGGTGAGCGACGGGAGGCTGGCGGCGGCCGTCTCCGCGGCGGGGGCGCTCGGCATGTTCGGGGTGCCGGCGGACGCGCCGGGCACGTGGGTGGCCGAGCAGGCCGCCGTCGCGGCGGGCAGCGGCCGGCCGTACGGGATCGGGCTGATGGCCTGGGCCCTGCCCGGCGCCCCGGGCCAGCTCGAGGCGGTGCTGGCCGCGCGGCCGGCCCTGGTCGCGGTCAGCTACGGCGACTTCGCCCCCTACGTCGAGCCGCTGCGCCGGGCGGGCGTCGTCGTCGCCACCCAGGCGGGCACCACCGAGGAGGCGCGGGCCGCCGAGCGGGCCGGCGTGGACGTGATCGTGGCGCGCGGCGGCGGGGCGGCGGCCACGGCCGCGCCGAGGTGGCCACGCTGCCGCTGCTCCAGGGCGTCCTGGACGCGGTGA
- a CDS encoding nitronate monooxygenase, which yields MATLPLLQGVLDAVTVPVLAAGGIVTARGLAAVLAAGAEGGWAGTAFLGCAETTLPGPARRRVLDAPETGTAYGRVFDVAQRLAWPPEFGGRALRNAFFDRWHGREEELAGDEGARAELAAARRDGDYDAAYVYAGQGVGLVDRERTAADVVAGFAGVDRLLSRFGRRP from the coding sequence GTGGCCACGCTGCCGCTGCTCCAGGGCGTCCTGGACGCGGTGACCGTGCCGGTGCTGGCGGCGGGCGGCATCGTCACGGCGCGCGGCCTGGCCGCCGTGCTCGCGGCGGGCGCCGAGGGCGGCTGGGCGGGGACGGCGTTCCTCGGCTGCGCCGAGACCACCCTGCCCGGCCCGGCGCGGCGGCGCGTGCTGGACGCCCCGGAGACCGGCACCGCCTACGGCCGGGTCTTCGACGTGGCGCAGCGCCTGGCCTGGCCGCCGGAGTTCGGCGGGCGGGCCCTGCGCAACGCCTTCTTCGACCGCTGGCACGGCAGGGAGGAGGAGCTGGCCGGGGACGAGGGCGCGCGGGCCGAGCTGGCGGCCGCCCGCAGGGACGGCGACTACGACGCCGCCTACGTCTACGCCGGGCAGGGGGTGGGGCTGGTGGACCGCGAGCGCACGGCCGCCGACGTGGTGGCGGGCTTCGCCGGCGTGGACAGGCTCCTGTCCCGCTTCGGCCGCCGCCCGTAG
- a CDS encoding pyridoxamine 5'-phosphate oxidase family protein: MRRPAPRSLSDFLAGPDVATLTTLRPDGTPHVTAVRFTWDPGAGLARVLTVARARKARNLAASPHAALCQVDGFRWASLEGTATVSADPRRVAEAARRYALRYGSPPPAPPGRVVIELAVSRVLTLNL, from the coding sequence ATGCGACGCCCCGCGCCGCGTTCGCTGTCCGACTTCCTCGCCGGGCCGGACGTCGCCACGCTGACCACGCTGCGCCCCGACGGCACCCCCCACGTGACGGCCGTGCGCTTCACCTGGGACCCCGGCGCTGGCCTGGCCCGCGTCCTGACCGTCGCCCGCGCCCGCAAGGCCCGCAACCTCGCCGCCTCCCCGCACGCCGCCCTCTGCCAGGTGGACGGCTTCCGCTGGGCGAGCCTGGAGGGCACGGCGACGGTGTCCGCCGATCCGCGGCGCGTGGCCGAGGCCGCCCGCCGCTACGCCCTCCGCTACGGCTCCCCGCCGCCCGCCCCGCCCGGCCGGGTGGTCATCGAACTCGCGGTGAGCCGCGTCCTGACCCTCAACCTCTGA
- a CDS encoding TetR/AcrR family transcriptional regulator, giving the protein MTNSTRAGKRERLAGAAARILHEQGVEKTTLADIARAADVPVGNVYYYFKTKDQLIEAAIDTHGHELDSLIDRLDRLPAPQDRLKALVGGWVGQSHVAAQYGCPTGTLASELDKRDDGLDRAIAKVMGRLLDWMERQFAAMGRADARELAVALLAAYQGISLLTNTFRDPALMEAEGRRLEGWIDSLA; this is encoded by the coding sequence GTGACTAACTCAACGAGGGCGGGCAAGCGCGAACGGCTCGCCGGCGCCGCCGCCCGGATCCTCCACGAGCAGGGCGTCGAGAAGACCACGCTCGCCGACATCGCCCGCGCCGCCGACGTCCCGGTCGGCAACGTCTACTACTACTTCAAGACGAAGGACCAGCTCATCGAGGCCGCCATCGACACGCACGGCCATGAGCTGGACTCCCTCATCGACCGCCTCGACCGGCTCCCCGCGCCCCAGGACCGGCTCAAGGCCCTCGTCGGCGGCTGGGTCGGCCAGAGCCACGTGGCCGCCCAGTACGGCTGCCCCACCGGCACCCTCGCCTCCGAGCTGGACAAGCGCGACGACGGCCTCGACCGGGCCATCGCCAAGGTCATGGGCAGGCTGCTCGACTGGATGGAGCGGCAGTTCGCCGCGATGGGCCGCGCCGACGCCCGCGAGCTGGCGGTCGCCCTGCTCGCCGCCTACCAGGGCATCTCGCTGCTCACCAACACCTTCCGCGACCCCGCGCTGATGGAGGCGGAAGGCCGCCGCCTGGAGGGCTGGATCGACTCCCTGGCCTGA
- a CDS encoding WD40 repeat domain-containing serine/threonine-protein kinase, protein MARVPLTAQDPVRVGGYWLAGRLGRSEVYEGYGEDGVRVVVRLLTGGGRPEAGVLPCVAAVLASGEQDGRAYVVTEYVEGPSLRTLVDRLGPLPGGDLRRLAIGAATALAALHDAGTPHGGLTPGAVLLGRDGPRVTGHPAAELGGGQDPGWAADVRAWAELVLFAATGRRAEGPGQDGPPLDALPPALRPSVEAALSAHPEDRPTARALLRHLLAHRDPPPSGDQPDRLPAHRDPPPEGRDLDRLLDRGSAVAGGLRPPWHLTRGPAVRDVAEPIPDEQRALTPTARAGAAGRDRPRRPGGRHAALVAAVAVLVVVASVLFVRVTTTAAERDRAAAARDAALSRALMAESESLAAADPRTARLLAVAAARVVPPSPWTRAAVRAAVARPELAVLRGFPSVADAVTFSPDGRTVAASGQNALLRVWDTRTLAPVSWPVTDDDGASGTAIAYRPDGRELAVADTWGRVHFWDTATRAHRIGGGTRPWSRSWAAYNPDGTLLATTRALFEESRLWDPATAAPVATLRTLEGVPGPVAFSPDGRLLAVAYFGGPIRIFDAASGLLTGDPLAPGPEAVDGGAAALAFSPDGRLLAGTTGGEQVRLWDVATRRPAGRPLAGHAALVTGAAFSPDGAVLATAAQDRTVRLWDVATGAPLGDPLTGPADTVTAVAFSPDGATLAGASADTTVRLWRVPRGRARPLALPAPDGGPDSGPDGGPDGRADSGPDGGADSGPDGGADVPADRPVPAPGAPDTSRAVLSGDGTRLVVQPYDATRPGPGRLWSWSGTGRAGTGPLTGRRLAIRRDQPVNALAVSRDGRMLAASGRDDDGHGRDVTIRGGPPGTPPVRGRPLAFSPDGRLLATAVSAPAVSAPAVRIRPLGAGGPAVAGGPLAGEGEPAAAAFSGDGRLLAVGTSTGPILVWDVATGARRARLPGHPGGVTALAFGGGRLLASGGADRTARLWDVTTGGGRPLTGPLTGHTGPVDAVAFAPGGTLLATGSTDRTVRLWDVPTGRPLGPPLGGHGGAVAALAFAPGGRTLVAVAADRAQVRGDAYAVWHWDTSAFAADPATTACAQAARTLTGAEWSSRLPGLPYRDPCR, encoded by the coding sequence ATGGCCCGCGTCCCGCTCACGGCGCAGGATCCCGTCCGGGTCGGGGGCTACTGGCTGGCGGGGCGGCTTGGGCGGTCGGAGGTGTACGAGGGGTACGGCGAGGACGGCGTCCGCGTGGTGGTCAGGCTGCTGACCGGCGGCGGGCGTCCGGAGGCGGGGGTCTTGCCCTGCGTGGCGGCGGTGCTGGCGTCCGGGGAGCAGGACGGGCGGGCGTACGTCGTCACCGAGTACGTCGAGGGCCCCTCGCTGCGGACGCTCGTCGACCGGCTCGGCCCGCTGCCCGGCGGCGACCTGCGGCGGCTGGCGATCGGCGCGGCCACCGCGCTGGCGGCCCTCCACGACGCCGGGACCCCGCACGGCGGCCTGACCCCCGGCGCGGTGCTCCTCGGCCGGGACGGGCCGCGCGTCACCGGCCACCCGGCCGCCGAGCTGGGCGGGGGCCAGGACCCGGGCTGGGCGGCGGATGTGCGGGCCTGGGCCGAGCTGGTCCTGTTCGCCGCCACCGGCCGCCGTGCCGAGGGGCCGGGCCAGGACGGCCCGCCGCTGGACGCGCTCCCGCCGGCCCTGCGGCCGTCTGTCGAGGCGGCGCTCTCCGCCCACCCGGAGGACCGTCCGACGGCCCGCGCGCTGCTCCGGCACCTGCTCGCCCACCGCGACCCGCCCCCGAGCGGCGACCAGCCTGACCGGCTTCCCGCCCACCGCGACCCGCCCCCGGAGGGTCGCGACCTCGACCGGCTTCTCGACCGGGGGAGCGCAGTGGCGGGCGGCCTCCGCCCGCCCTGGCACCTGACCCGGGGGCCGGCAGTCCGGGACGTCGCTGAGCCGATCCCGGACGAGCAGCGCGCCCTGACCCCCACAGCCCGGGCGGGAGCCGCCGGCCGCGACCGGCCGCGCCGTCCCGGCGGGCGCCACGCCGCCCTGGTCGCGGCGGTGGCCGTGCTGGTGGTGGTCGCGTCGGTCCTGTTCGTCCGCGTCACGACCACCGCCGCCGAGCGCGACCGCGCCGCCGCCGCCCGCGACGCCGCGCTGAGCCGCGCCCTGATGGCCGAGAGCGAGAGCCTGGCCGCGGCCGACCCGCGGACGGCCCGGCTGCTCGCCGTCGCCGCCGCCCGGGTCGTCCCGCCGTCGCCGTGGACGCGCGCGGCCGTCCGCGCCGCCGTGGCCCGCCCCGAGCTGGCGGTGCTGCGCGGCTTCCCGTCCGTGGCGGACGCCGTGACGTTCAGCCCGGACGGCCGGACGGTCGCCGCCAGCGGCCAGAACGCCCTGCTGCGCGTCTGGGACACCAGGACCCTCGCGCCCGTGTCCTGGCCGGTCACCGACGACGACGGCGCGAGCGGCACCGCGATCGCCTACCGCCCCGACGGCCGCGAGCTGGCCGTGGCCGACACCTGGGGACGCGTGCACTTCTGGGACACCGCCACCCGCGCCCACCGCATCGGCGGCGGCACCCGGCCGTGGTCCCGCTCGTGGGCCGCGTACAACCCGGACGGCACGCTGCTCGCCACCACGCGCGCGCTCTTCGAGGAGTCCCGGCTGTGGGACCCGGCGACGGCCGCCCCGGTCGCCACCCTGCGCACGCTGGAGGGCGTGCCGGGGCCGGTCGCGTTCAGCCCGGACGGCCGGCTGCTCGCCGTCGCCTACTTCGGCGGCCCGATCCGGATCTTCGACGCCGCGTCCGGCCTGCTGACCGGCGACCCGCTGGCCCCCGGCCCCGAGGCGGTGGACGGCGGGGCGGCGGCGCTCGCCTTCAGCCCGGACGGCCGGCTGCTGGCCGGCACCACCGGCGGCGAGCAGGTCAGGCTGTGGGACGTCGCCACCCGCCGTCCCGCCGGGCGCCCGCTCGCCGGGCACGCCGCGCTCGTCACGGGGGCCGCCTTCAGCCCGGACGGCGCGGTCCTGGCCACCGCCGCCCAGGACCGCACGGTCCGGCTCTGGGACGTCGCCACCGGCGCGCCCCTCGGCGACCCGCTGACCGGCCCCGCCGACACCGTCACCGCCGTGGCCTTCAGCCCGGACGGCGCCACGCTGGCCGGCGCGAGCGCGGACACGACCGTGAGGCTGTGGCGGGTCCCGCGCGGCCGGGCCCGCCCGCTGGCCCTGCCCGCCCCGGACGGCGGCCCGGACAGTGGTCCGGACGGCGGCCCGGACGGCCGCGCGGACAGTGGCCCGGACGGCGGCGCGGACAGTGGCCCGGACGGCGGCGCGGACGTGCCCGCCGACCGGCCCGTGCCCGCGCCCGGCGCGCCGGACACCTCCCGCGCGGTGCTGAGCGGCGACGGGACCCGGCTCGTGGTCCAGCCGTACGACGCCACCCGCCCCGGCCCGGGCCGCCTCTGGTCCTGGTCCGGCACCGGGCGCGCGGGCACGGGCCCCCTGACCGGGCGGCGGCTCGCGATCCGCCGCGACCAGCCCGTGAACGCCCTGGCCGTCAGCCGCGACGGCCGCATGCTGGCCGCCTCCGGCCGCGACGACGACGGCCACGGCCGGGACGTCACGATCCGCGGCGGCCCGCCGGGCACGCCCCCGGTCCGCGGCCGGCCGCTGGCGTTCAGCCCGGACGGCCGCCTGCTGGCCACGGCGGTCTCGGCCCCTGCGGTCTCGGCCCCTGCGGTCCGGATCCGGCCGCTGGGCGCGGGCGGGCCGGCGGTCGCGGGAGGGCCGCTGGCGGGGGAGGGGGAGCCGGCCGCGGCGGCCTTCAGCGGCGACGGCCGCCTGCTCGCCGTGGGCACCTCGACCGGCCCGATCCTGGTGTGGGACGTCGCCACCGGCGCCCGCCGCGCCCGCCTGCCCGGCCATCCGGGCGGGGTCACCGCCCTGGCGTTCGGCGGCGGCCGGCTCCTGGCGTCCGGCGGCGCGGACCGGACGGCCCGCCTGTGGGACGTGACGACGGGCGGCGGCCGGCCCCTCACCGGGCCCCTTACCGGGCACACCGGCCCGGTGGACGCCGTCGCGTTCGCCCCGGGCGGGACGCTCCTCGCCACCGGGAGCACCGACCGCACGGTCCGGCTGTGGGACGTCCCCACCGGGCGTCCCCTGGGCCCGCCGCTGGGCGGGCACGGGGGAGCGGTCGCCGCCCTGGCCTTCGCGCCCGGCGGGAGGACCCTCGTCGCCGTGGCCGCCGACCGCGCCCAGGTCCGGGGCGACGCCTACGCGGTGTGGCACTGGGACACCTCCGCGTTCGCCGCCGACCCGGCCACGACCGCCTGCGCCCAGGCGGCCCGCACCCTGACCGGCGCCGAGTGGTCGTCCCGCCTGCCGGGCCTCCCCTACCGCGATCCCTGCCGCTGA
- a CDS encoding TauD/TfdA family dioxygenase — protein MTAVTEARGPGEWLGEQLRDGGGAGWRVRLEEEQREELLTAVRAAESAGLTPSDVARTGLPRPGSPGGAGSPPRAFLPDAGARVRGLLLDGPGFALLQGVPVDGMSDRQRELAALGLARLVGGLVPQGPGAEPLMHVRDTGADPSGPRTRSYEHRGPLGYHSDPTDAVALLCLRPARSGGISTIVGSVALHNELVRTRPDLAGLLYEPWWHDLRRGDGPDSFAAKPLCVRRPGGGISFAYGPDYLRSALRGAHVPPFTPAQEEVMALLDRLAADPRFALAMDLREGDMQFLDNRVVLHGRTAYADHPEPRLRRHLMRLWLTLDA, from the coding sequence GTGACGGCGGTGACAGAGGCCCGGGGGCCGGGGGAGTGGCTGGGCGAGCAGCTCCGCGACGGCGGCGGCGCCGGGTGGCGGGTCCGGCTGGAGGAGGAGCAGCGGGAGGAGCTGCTGACGGCGGTCCGCGCGGCCGAGTCGGCGGGCCTGACCCCGTCCGACGTCGCCCGCACCGGCTTGCCCCGGCCCGGCTCCCCGGGCGGGGCCGGATCGCCGCCGCGCGCCTTCCTGCCGGACGCCGGGGCGCGGGTGCGTGGGCTGCTCCTCGACGGCCCGGGCTTCGCCCTGCTCCAGGGCGTGCCCGTGGACGGGATGAGCGACCGGCAGCGGGAGCTGGCCGCGCTCGGCCTGGCCCGTCTCGTGGGCGGCCTCGTCCCGCAGGGGCCGGGCGCCGAGCCGCTCATGCACGTCCGCGACACCGGCGCCGACCCGTCCGGGCCGCGCACCCGCAGCTACGAGCACCGCGGCCCGCTCGGCTACCACAGCGACCCCACCGACGCGGTGGCCCTGCTGTGCCTGCGCCCGGCCAGGTCCGGCGGCATCAGCACCATCGTCGGCTCCGTCGCGCTGCACAACGAGCTCGTCCGCACCCGGCCCGACCTGGCCGGCCTGCTCTACGAGCCGTGGTGGCACGACCTGCGCCGCGGCGACGGCCCCGACAGCTTCGCCGCCAAGCCGCTCTGCGTGCGCCGCCCCGGCGGCGGCATCTCCTTCGCCTACGGCCCCGACTACCTGCGCTCGGCGCTGCGCGGCGCGCACGTCCCCCCGTTCACGCCCGCGCAGGAGGAGGTGATGGCCCTGCTGGACCGCCTCGCCGCCGACCCCCGCTTCGCCCTCGCCATGGACCTGCGGGAGGGCGACATGCAGTTCCTCGACAACCGCGTCGTCCTGCACGGCCGCACGGCCTACGCCGACCACCCCGAGCCGCGGCTCCGCCGCCACCTCATGCGCCTCTGGCTCACCCTGGACGCCTGA
- a CDS encoding haloalkane dehalogenase, giving the protein MPIQNVLDSAIAYRELGSGAPIVFLHGNPTSSHLWRHVMPAAGPGRRLAPDLIGMGESGKPPIDYTFADHARYLDAWFDALRLDDVLLVGHDWGGALAFDWAARHPGRVRGIAFTEAVIKPMTWEEFPEGGRELFRAIKTDGVGEAMMLDDNAFLRGFSATVATPPPDEDLEVYLRPYPTRESRLPLLRWARSMPLGGEPADVVARFEAFGRWAADSPEVPKLLIGFRPGPGSMWTPETVKWCADTMAALEVREHDEVAGHHTPEDHPSVIAADVASWAAVAR; this is encoded by the coding sequence ATGCCCATCCAGAACGTCCTCGACTCCGCCATCGCCTACCGCGAGCTGGGCTCCGGCGCGCCGATCGTCTTCCTGCACGGCAACCCCACCAGCTCCCACCTGTGGCGGCACGTCATGCCCGCCGCCGGGCCCGGCCGCCGCTTGGCCCCCGACCTCATCGGCATGGGCGAGTCGGGCAAACCGCCCATCGACTACACCTTCGCCGACCACGCCCGCTACCTCGACGCCTGGTTCGACGCCCTGCGCCTCGACGACGTGCTGCTCGTCGGGCACGACTGGGGCGGCGCGCTGGCCTTCGACTGGGCCGCCCGCCACCCCGGACGGGTGCGCGGCATCGCCTTCACCGAGGCCGTCATCAAGCCCATGACCTGGGAGGAGTTCCCGGAGGGCGGCCGGGAGCTGTTCCGCGCGATCAAGACGGACGGCGTGGGCGAGGCCATGATGCTCGACGACAACGCCTTCCTGCGCGGCTTCTCCGCCACCGTGGCCACGCCGCCGCCGGACGAGGACCTGGAGGTCTACCTGCGGCCGTACCCGACGCGGGAGAGCCGGCTGCCGCTGCTGCGGTGGGCGCGTTCGATGCCGCTCGGCGGGGAGCCGGCGGACGTGGTGGCCAGGTTCGAGGCGTTCGGGCGGTGGGCGGCGGACAGCCCGGAGGTGCCGAAGCTGCTGATCGGCTTCCGTCCGGGGCCCGGGTCGATGTGGACGCCGGAGACGGTCAAGTGGTGCGCGGACACCATGGCGGCGCTGGAGGTGCGCGAGCACGACGAGGTCGCCGGGCACCACACGCCGGAGGACCATCCCTCGGTCATCGCGGCGGACGTGGCGTCCTGGGCGGCCGTGGCCCGCTGA